Proteins from a single region of Nocardiopsis dassonvillei subsp. dassonvillei DSM 43111:
- a CDS encoding FAD-linked oxidase C-terminal domain-containing protein, translating to MSETDTAQAAVAGLVPRLRRICGEDGVLTDAAQRRTYESDGLPHHRALPGVVVLPTTADQVAAVVRLCAENGVPFVPRGAGTGLSAGALPHTEGVLLVTSRMRRVLEIDVENECAVVEPGVANLDVTRAAAPHGYYYAPDPSSQQVCSVGGNVAENSGGAHCLKYGFTVNHVRGLDIVTPSGEQVSLGGKNPGAHGYDLVGAFVGSEGTLGVATRITVGLTRSPERTVTLLSAFASMDAGGRAVSSMISAGVLPSAVEMMDALAIEAAERAVACDYPAGAAAVLVVELDGPAAEVEAQLAEVVRLCAEAGAFETRTASDADERARIWKGRKSAFAAVGRISPAYIVQDGVVPRTALPEVLRRITELSAASGIRVANVFHAGDGNLHPLVLFDDAEPGAAERAEEVSGAILDLCIEHGGSITGEHGVGVDKACKMPRMYGPDDLATFDLFRRALDPDGIANPDKLLPTPRLCGERPGVRTGVHPLVEAGRAEQF from the coding sequence ATGTCCGAGACCGATACGGCGCAGGCGGCCGTGGCCGGGCTCGTCCCGCGGCTGCGCCGGATCTGCGGCGAGGACGGTGTCCTCACCGACGCGGCCCAGCGCCGCACCTACGAGAGCGACGGGCTGCCCCACCACCGCGCCCTTCCCGGCGTCGTGGTGCTGCCCACCACCGCCGACCAGGTCGCCGCCGTCGTGCGCCTGTGCGCCGAGAACGGCGTGCCCTTCGTCCCGCGCGGCGCGGGCACCGGCCTGTCCGCGGGAGCGCTCCCCCACACCGAGGGCGTCCTGCTGGTCACCTCGCGCATGCGCCGCGTCCTGGAGATCGACGTCGAGAACGAGTGCGCGGTCGTCGAACCCGGTGTGGCCAACCTGGACGTCACCCGCGCCGCCGCGCCCCACGGCTACTACTACGCGCCCGACCCCTCCAGCCAGCAGGTGTGCTCCGTGGGCGGCAACGTCGCCGAGAACTCCGGCGGCGCCCACTGCCTCAAGTACGGGTTCACCGTCAACCACGTGCGCGGCCTGGACATCGTCACCCCCTCCGGCGAGCAGGTGAGCCTGGGCGGCAAGAACCCCGGCGCGCACGGCTACGACCTCGTCGGGGCCTTCGTCGGCTCCGAGGGCACCCTGGGCGTGGCCACCCGGATCACCGTCGGCCTCACCCGGTCGCCGGAACGCACCGTCACCCTGCTGTCGGCGTTCGCCTCGATGGACGCGGGAGGCCGTGCGGTCAGCTCCATGATCTCCGCCGGGGTGCTGCCCTCGGCCGTGGAGATGATGGACGCGCTGGCCATCGAGGCCGCCGAGAGGGCCGTGGCCTGCGACTACCCCGCGGGCGCCGCGGCCGTGCTGGTCGTGGAGCTGGACGGGCCCGCCGCGGAGGTCGAGGCCCAGCTCGCCGAGGTCGTCCGGCTGTGCGCGGAGGCGGGCGCCTTCGAGACCCGCACCGCCAGCGACGCCGACGAACGCGCCCGGATCTGGAAGGGCCGCAAGTCGGCCTTCGCCGCCGTCGGCCGGATCAGCCCCGCCTACATCGTCCAGGACGGCGTCGTCCCGCGCACGGCCCTGCCCGAGGTGCTGCGGCGCATCACCGAACTGTCGGCCGCCTCGGGCATCCGCGTCGCCAACGTCTTCCACGCCGGGGACGGCAACCTGCACCCGCTCGTGCTCTTCGACGACGCCGAGCCGGGCGCGGCGGAGCGGGCCGAGGAGGTCTCCGGCGCCATCCTCGACCTGTGCATCGAGCACGGCGGCTCCATCACCGGCGAGCACGGGGTGGGCGTGGACAAGGCGTGCAAGATGCCGCGCATGTACGGCCCCGACGACCTGGCCACCTTCGACCTGTTCCGCCGGGCCCTGGACCCGGACGGGATCGCCAACCCGGACAAGCTGCTGCCCACCCCGCGCCTGTGCGGTGAGCGGCCCGGGGTGCGCACGGGGGTGCACCCGCTGGTGGAGGCGGGAAGGGCCGAGCAGTTCTGA
- a CDS encoding (Fe-S)-binding protein, which yields MTDPTTADERDRLFSDLLNDCVHCGFCLPTCPTHVLWGQEMDSPRGRIHLMAQTHTEDVLTETAVGHFDNCLGCLACVSACPSGVAYDALIDTTRHRVEREHERTAGERALRGAIFALFPYRRRLGLLRGPLRAYQASGVSSLVRRTGLLERVSPALATMERISPPLSSPPPALPELVPAVGRARARVGMLVGCAQGAFFPEVNTATARVLALEGCDVVIPRAQGCCGALSGHAGRMEESADLARSLIEVFERERVDRIVVNSAGCGSSMKHFDRTLTEAGADPAWVRRGRAQAERVADLTEFLVELGPRAERHPLPLHVAYHDACHLSHGQGVTRPPRALLAGIPELRVSDLPNGEICCGSAGVYNLLKPGAARELGDRKGRDVASTGADVLVSGNPGCSLQIASAMDRAGSPVAVTHTARVLDASLRGLTVARLLGRR from the coding sequence GTGACCGACCCGACGACCGCGGACGAGCGCGACCGGCTGTTCTCCGATCTGCTCAACGACTGCGTCCACTGCGGTTTCTGCCTGCCCACCTGTCCCACCCACGTGCTGTGGGGCCAGGAGATGGACTCGCCGCGCGGGCGGATCCACCTGATGGCGCAGACGCACACCGAGGACGTGCTGACCGAGACCGCGGTCGGGCACTTCGACAACTGCCTGGGCTGCCTGGCGTGCGTGTCCGCCTGCCCGTCGGGGGTGGCCTACGACGCGCTCATCGACACCACCCGGCACCGGGTGGAGAGGGAGCACGAGCGGACCGCGGGCGAGCGGGCGCTGCGCGGGGCGATCTTCGCGCTGTTCCCGTACCGGCGCAGGCTGGGGCTGCTGCGCGGGCCGCTGCGCGCCTACCAGGCCAGCGGCGTCTCCTCGCTGGTGCGGCGCACGGGGCTGCTGGAGCGGGTCTCCCCCGCCCTGGCCACCATGGAGCGCATCTCGCCGCCGCTGTCGTCTCCCCCTCCCGCGCTGCCGGAGCTGGTGCCCGCGGTGGGGCGGGCGCGGGCCCGGGTGGGCATGCTGGTGGGCTGCGCGCAGGGGGCGTTCTTCCCCGAGGTCAACACCGCGACCGCGCGGGTGCTGGCTCTGGAGGGCTGCGACGTGGTGATCCCCCGCGCCCAGGGCTGCTGCGGGGCCCTGTCCGGGCACGCCGGGCGGATGGAGGAGTCGGCCGACCTCGCCCGGAGCCTGATCGAGGTGTTCGAACGCGAGCGGGTGGACCGGATCGTGGTCAACTCGGCCGGGTGCGGGTCCAGCATGAAGCACTTCGACCGCACCCTGACCGAGGCGGGCGCGGACCCGGCCTGGGTGCGCCGGGGGCGGGCCCAGGCCGAGCGGGTCGCGGACCTCACCGAGTTCCTGGTGGAGCTGGGGCCGCGGGCCGAGCGCCATCCCCTCCCCCTGCACGTGGCCTACCACGACGCGTGCCACCTCTCCCACGGCCAGGGCGTCACCCGGCCGCCCCGGGCCCTGCTCGCGGGGATTCCGGAGCTGCGCGTGTCCGACCTGCCCAACGGCGAGATCTGCTGCGGCTCGGCGGGGGTGTACAACCTGCTCAAGCCCGGGGCCGCCCGCGAGCTCGGCGACCGCAAGGGGCGGGACGTGGCCTCCACCGGCGCCGACGTCCTGGTGTCGGGGAACCCGGGGTGCTCTCTCCAGATAGCCTCCGCCATGGACCGCGCGGGTTCTCCGGTGGCGGTGACCCACACCGCGCGGGTGCTGGACGCCTCCCTGCGGGGGCTGACCGTGGCGCGGTTGCTGGGACGCCGCTGA
- a CDS encoding TetR/AcrR family transcriptional regulator, with protein MVSDTSHALDSQEYTVAPSTSPTASERELRADRILDAAEELMVAWGHRKITIEDVARRAKIGKGTVYLHFSTKEALLLTVVMRAQLGVLRRILDSMHASPENVRPSEVARALYLFHLDSPTIRALFSNGTESLGNLSRNAASLVGDTVRERQRALRTYWDILREHGLLNADRAPDEQLYAYNSLVMGHLVTPPVLESQGMHVPDHGTRAELMARSIRLLLEQDASPEDTRRARDRALALFSALDERLHEEITRQKQTTRST; from the coding sequence GTGGTCAGCGACACCTCGCACGCCCTCGACTCGCAGGAGTACACCGTGGCCCCATCCACATCCCCGACCGCCAGCGAGCGCGAACTGCGCGCCGACCGCATCCTGGACGCGGCGGAGGAGCTGATGGTCGCCTGGGGGCACCGCAAGATCACCATCGAGGACGTCGCCCGGCGGGCCAAGATCGGCAAGGGGACCGTCTACCTGCACTTCTCCACCAAGGAGGCGCTTCTCCTCACGGTGGTCATGCGGGCGCAGCTCGGCGTGCTGCGCCGGATCCTGGACTCCATGCACGCCTCACCCGAGAACGTCCGACCCAGCGAGGTCGCCCGCGCCCTCTACCTGTTCCACCTGGACTCGCCGACCATCCGCGCGCTGTTCTCCAACGGCACGGAGTCCCTGGGCAACCTCTCCCGGAACGCGGCCTCCCTGGTCGGCGACACCGTCCGGGAGCGGCAGAGGGCGCTGCGGACCTATTGGGACATCCTGCGCGAACACGGCCTGCTGAACGCCGACCGCGCCCCCGACGAGCAGCTGTACGCCTACAACTCCCTGGTCATGGGCCACCTGGTCACACCCCCGGTGCTGGAGAGCCAGGGCATGCACGTGCCCGACCACGGCACGCGCGCCGAGCTCATGGCCCGGAGCATCCGACTGCTCCTGGAACAGGACGCCTCCCCGGAGGACACCCGCCGGGCCCGGGACAGGGCCCTGGCGCTCTTCTCCGCGCTGGACGAGCGCCTGCACGAGGAGATCACCCGGCAGAAACAGACGACACGCTCCACCTGA
- a CDS encoding CU044_5270 family protein, whose protein sequence is MDDVTALRALLNDTDPRAGETVGHADRQRARTKAITLMNDTPARRPLWLRPPALAGAAALTAAATAAVLVLGTGSGDPVGVPAAYAAPPTPLEVVGSAPEPGEQRLLALAETARNGGDAPGEGDVAYVSSSGVELLAVTSYTGEEPSDEDLHSAGFIPYQWQHWQDPEGDTRAVSTPGAAEDTAGDAEEHREFLDRQAEDVEERLDPVLLFPEELPTGAGAMADVLVAWSGEAPATDAALVNALNNLYDHRPLDGAEEAALMGVLAGLPGVEYAGGTRDPLAREGELFQVRVAEPDQVTRYRYLFAPDTGDLLYRDATVLEEEGGEGSLAQHGLELPVTTSYRSFVWSGWVEEVGARPGS, encoded by the coding sequence GTGGACGACGTCACCGCGCTTCGCGCGCTCCTGAACGACACCGACCCGCGCGCCGGGGAGACGGTCGGCCACGCCGACCGCCAGCGCGCACGGACGAAGGCCATCACCCTGATGAACGACACCCCCGCCCGCCGCCCCCTGTGGCTCCGCCCCCCGGCCCTGGCCGGCGCCGCCGCCCTCACGGCCGCCGCCACCGCCGCCGTGCTCGTCCTCGGCACCGGTTCCGGGGACCCCGTCGGCGTCCCCGCAGCCTACGCCGCGCCGCCCACCCCCCTGGAGGTGGTCGGCTCCGCCCCCGAGCCCGGTGAGCAGCGGCTGCTCGCCCTGGCCGAGACCGCCCGCAACGGCGGTGACGCCCCGGGCGAGGGCGACGTCGCCTACGTCTCCTCCTCCGGTGTGGAACTGCTCGCCGTCACCAGCTACACCGGTGAGGAGCCCAGCGACGAGGACCTGCACAGCGCGGGGTTCATCCCCTACCAGTGGCAGCACTGGCAGGACCCCGAGGGCGACACCCGCGCGGTCAGCACCCCGGGCGCGGCCGAGGACACCGCCGGCGACGCGGAGGAGCACCGGGAGTTTCTCGACCGGCAGGCCGAGGACGTGGAGGAGAGGCTGGATCCGGTCCTGCTGTTCCCCGAGGAGCTGCCCACCGGGGCCGGGGCCATGGCCGACGTCCTCGTCGCCTGGAGCGGGGAGGCCCCCGCGACCGACGCCGCCCTCGTCAACGCCCTGAACAACCTCTACGACCACCGCCCCCTGGACGGGGCCGAGGAGGCGGCCCTCATGGGGGTCCTGGCCGGGCTTCCCGGCGTCGAGTACGCGGGGGGCACGCGCGACCCCCTGGCCCGTGAGGGAGAACTCTTCCAGGTGCGGGTCGCGGAGCCCGACCAGGTGACGCGCTACCGCTACCTCTTCGCCCCCGACACCGGGGACCTGCTCTACCGTGACGCCACCGTGCTGGAGGAGGAGGGCGGTGAGGGCTCCCTGGCCCAGCACGGACTGGAACTACCGGTGACCACGTCCTACCGGTCCTTCGTCTGGTCCGGCTGGGTGGAGGAGGTCGGCGCGCGCCCCGGAAGCTGA
- the aceB gene encoding malate synthase A, with product MGATHGVEITGPLHERFDEILTEDALALVAELHRAFEARRQELLEARAARQEQISAGADLDFLPETKHIREDDSWRVAPPAPGITDRRVEITGPTDRKMTINALNSGAKVWLADFEDANTPLWENMIGGQLNLRDALDRTIDFTSPQGKTYALKEDGELATVVVRPRGWHLDEKHVLVDGQRVSGGLLDFALYFFHCAQRQIDKGRGPYFYLPKMQSHLEARLWNDVFVLAQERLGIPRGTIRATCLIETIPAAFEMEEILYELREHSAGLNAGRWDYLFSIIKTHRTRGRRFLLPERNAVTMTAPMMRAYTELLVKTCHKRGAHAIGGMAAFIPSRRDEEVNRTAFAKVRDDKSRESGDGFDGSWVAHPGLVPVAMEVFDGVLGERPHQIDKQRPEVEVSAEDLLAVDRTPGGVTLAGLRGNVNVALQYLATWMGGNGAVAIHNLMEDAATAEISRSQVWQWLHNDITLDNGPKVTADLVRGIIDEELAAIREQLGADFDEDLYQQAGELFTEVALADEYVDFLTLPAYERMP from the coding sequence ATGGGCGCCACGCACGGGGTCGAGATCACCGGCCCCCTCCACGAACGGTTCGACGAGATCCTCACCGAGGACGCCCTCGCCCTCGTCGCCGAGCTGCACCGCGCCTTCGAGGCGCGCCGCCAGGAGCTCCTCGAAGCCCGGGCGGCCAGGCAGGAGCAGATCTCGGCCGGGGCCGACCTCGACTTCCTCCCCGAGACCAAGCACATCCGTGAGGACGACAGCTGGCGGGTCGCCCCTCCCGCCCCGGGCATCACGGACCGCCGCGTGGAGATCACCGGCCCCACCGACCGCAAGATGACCATCAACGCGCTCAACTCCGGCGCCAAGGTGTGGCTGGCCGACTTCGAGGACGCCAACACCCCGCTGTGGGAGAACATGATCGGGGGCCAGCTCAACCTGCGCGACGCCCTCGACCGCACCATCGACTTCACCTCCCCCCAGGGCAAGACCTACGCCCTGAAGGAGGACGGCGAGCTCGCCACCGTCGTCGTGCGCCCGCGCGGCTGGCACCTGGACGAGAAGCACGTCCTCGTGGACGGCCAGCGCGTCAGCGGCGGCCTGCTGGACTTCGCCCTCTACTTCTTCCACTGCGCCCAGCGCCAGATCGACAAGGGCAGGGGACCCTACTTCTACCTGCCCAAGATGCAGAGCCACCTCGAGGCGCGCCTGTGGAACGACGTCTTCGTCCTGGCCCAGGAGCGCCTGGGCATCCCGCGCGGCACCATCCGCGCGACCTGCCTCATCGAGACCATCCCGGCCGCGTTCGAGATGGAGGAGATCCTCTACGAGCTGCGCGAGCACTCCGCGGGCCTCAACGCGGGCCGCTGGGACTACCTGTTCAGCATCATCAAGACGCACCGCACCCGCGGCCGCAGGTTCCTGCTGCCCGAGCGCAACGCCGTCACGATGACCGCGCCGATGATGCGCGCCTACACCGAACTGCTGGTCAAGACCTGCCACAAGCGCGGCGCCCACGCCATCGGCGGCATGGCGGCCTTCATCCCCTCCCGCAGGGACGAGGAGGTCAACAGGACCGCCTTCGCCAAGGTCCGCGACGACAAGTCCCGCGAGTCCGGCGACGGCTTCGACGGCTCCTGGGTCGCCCACCCGGGTCTGGTCCCGGTGGCCATGGAGGTCTTCGACGGCGTCCTGGGCGAGCGCCCCCACCAGATCGACAAGCAGCGCCCCGAGGTCGAGGTCTCGGCCGAGGACCTGCTGGCCGTGGACAGGACCCCGGGCGGCGTCACCCTCGCGGGCCTGCGCGGCAACGTCAACGTCGCCCTGCAGTACCTGGCGACGTGGATGGGCGGCAACGGCGCGGTGGCCATCCACAACCTCATGGAGGACGCCGCGACCGCCGAGATCTCGCGCTCCCAGGTCTGGCAGTGGCTGCACAACGACATCACGCTCGACAACGGCCCCAAGGTCACCGCCGACCTGGTCCGGGGGATCATCGACGAGGAGCTCGCCGCCATCCGCGAACAGCTGGGCGCGGACTTCGACGAGGACCTGTACCAGCAGGCCGGCGAGCTGTTCACCGAGGTGGCCCTGGCCGACGAGTACGTCGACTTCCTGACGCTGCCCGCCTACGAGCGCATGCCGTAG
- a CDS encoding RNA polymerase sigma factor — MVRDNNSDPPDHTAFNALFERYYDAVYDYARRRVGPDLADDVASESFAVAWRRRTGVPEGRELPWLYACARRITLAKLREVRKRGEVPPPPEEAWGGSQDDAERVVRRQTALSALARLSGTDRELVMLVTWEGLSSREAARVVGCSPVTARGRLHRARKRLQALMDDTAHPAEDRKDASWTTSPRFARS, encoded by the coding sequence ATGGTGCGCGACAACAACAGCGACCCACCCGACCACACGGCGTTCAACGCGCTGTTCGAGCGGTACTACGACGCGGTGTACGACTACGCCCGCCGCAGGGTCGGCCCCGATCTGGCCGACGACGTGGCCTCGGAGTCCTTCGCGGTCGCCTGGCGACGGCGGACGGGGGTGCCCGAGGGCCGGGAACTGCCCTGGCTGTACGCCTGCGCCCGCCGTATCACCCTCGCCAAGCTGCGCGAGGTCAGGAAGCGCGGTGAGGTCCCCCCTCCCCCGGAGGAGGCCTGGGGCGGTTCCCAGGACGACGCCGAGCGCGTCGTCCGCCGCCAGACGGCCCTGAGCGCCCTGGCCCGGCTCTCCGGCACCGACCGCGAGCTCGTGATGCTCGTGACCTGGGAGGGCCTGAGCAGCCGCGAGGCCGCGCGCGTGGTGGGCTGCTCACCCGTGACCGCGCGCGGACGGCTGCACCGTGCCCGCAAGCGCCTCCAGGCGCTCATGGACGACACCGCACACCCCGCCGAGGACAGGAAGGACGCCTCGTGGACGACGTCACCGCGCTTCGCGCGCTCCTGA
- a CDS encoding FAD-binding oxidoreductase, which produces MTLVEGPNARDGALREGTDADAVGGLVPARVARPADTRGLARVMASAAREGLTVVARGGGTALDWGGLPRGLDLLVDTADLSWTEHIAGDLVVEVGAGTPVAELYDVLAAAGQRLSADPVRVGGTVGGMVATGVSGPRRLLTGALRDLVIGMTVVRADGVVARSGGRVVKNVAGYDLAKLHTGGLGTLGVIASVAFRLHPLPRALRVLTLPASHAEHAERLLTALRGCTATPAAVELDWPSASLRVVLEGTPDGLGARTAEIAAAAGAEPDVADALPEGWGVLPAEGTLALVSVPPAESVRAAVRVHELSGAGVTGSARAGALYASFPPGTGAAEVAAALDGVRSVPGWTMTLLRAEPHVHAAGVDLWGEVPGLPLMRAVKDSLDPGHRLAPGRFAGGI; this is translated from the coding sequence GTGACGCTCGTCGAGGGGCCGAACGCCCGGGACGGGGCCCTGCGGGAGGGGACCGACGCCGACGCGGTGGGCGGCCTGGTCCCCGCACGCGTGGCGCGTCCCGCCGACACCCGGGGCCTGGCCCGGGTCATGGCGTCCGCCGCCCGGGAGGGGCTGACCGTCGTCGCGCGCGGCGGGGGCACGGCCCTGGACTGGGGCGGTCTCCCGCGCGGGCTGGACCTGCTCGTGGACACCGCCGACCTGTCGTGGACCGAGCACATCGCGGGCGACCTGGTGGTGGAGGTGGGCGCGGGGACCCCCGTGGCCGAACTGTACGACGTGCTGGCCGCCGCCGGGCAGCGGCTGTCGGCGGACCCCGTGCGCGTGGGCGGCACCGTGGGCGGGATGGTGGCCACGGGCGTGAGCGGTCCGCGCCGCCTGCTCACCGGGGCGCTGCGCGACCTGGTCATCGGGATGACGGTGGTGCGCGCCGACGGCGTGGTGGCGCGCAGCGGGGGCCGGGTGGTCAAGAACGTGGCCGGGTACGACCTGGCCAAGCTGCACACCGGCGGCCTGGGCACCCTGGGCGTGATCGCCTCGGTGGCCTTCCGCCTGCACCCGCTCCCCCGGGCCCTGCGCGTGCTGACGCTCCCGGCGTCCCACGCGGAGCACGCCGAGCGCCTGCTGACGGCGCTGCGCGGGTGCACGGCGACGCCCGCGGCGGTCGAACTGGACTGGCCCTCGGCGAGCCTGCGGGTGGTGCTGGAGGGCACCCCGGACGGCCTCGGGGCGCGGACGGCCGAGATCGCCGCGGCCGCCGGCGCGGAGCCCGACGTGGCCGACGCCCTGCCCGAGGGCTGGGGCGTGCTGCCCGCCGAGGGCACGCTCGCCCTGGTGTCGGTGCCGCCCGCCGAGAGCGTCCGGGCCGCGGTGCGGGTGCACGAGCTGTCCGGCGCGGGCGTCACCGGCTCGGCCCGGGCGGGGGCGCTGTACGCGTCCTTCCCGCCGGGCACAGGAGCCGCCGAGGTGGCGGCCGCGCTCGACGGCGTGCGTTCGGTGCCCGGCTGGACGATGACCCTGCTGCGCGCGGAACCGCACGTCCACGCCGCCGGTGTGGACCTGTGGGGCGAGGTGCCCGGACTCCCGCTGATGCGGGCGGTCAAGGACTCCCTCGACCCCGGACACCGCCTGGCCCCCGGGCGCTTCGCGGGCGGCATCTGA
- the miaA gene encoding tRNA (adenosine(37)-N6)-dimethylallyltransferase MiaA, giving the protein MIKVIAVVGPTAVGKSDLAVEVALRLEERTGRRGEVINADSMQLYRGMDIGTAKLTDAERRGVPHHLLDVWEVSEPADVASYQDMARDRVEQCADRDVLPVLVGGSGLYVRSVLDHLNFPGTDPAVRSRLEAELGDVGPGVLHARLAEADPAAARAILPGNGRRIVRALEVIELTGEPFTANLPDHTSFYPCTQIGLTAPRTELDERIGTRVDRMWEQGLLEEVRELDKLGLREGRTASRALGYAQALAQLDGALSEEEAKADTAQATRRFARRQESWFRRDPRVRWLPYDSPDLVERALAQVERALSGTSEEPGEALVDVSTWVPRSAR; this is encoded by the coding sequence ATGATCAAGGTGATCGCGGTCGTCGGCCCGACCGCTGTGGGCAAGTCGGACCTGGCCGTCGAGGTGGCCCTGCGGCTGGAGGAGCGCACGGGACGCCGGGGCGAGGTGATCAACGCCGACTCCATGCAGCTCTACCGCGGCATGGACATCGGCACCGCCAAGCTCACCGACGCCGAGAGACGCGGGGTGCCCCACCACCTGCTCGACGTGTGGGAGGTCAGCGAGCCCGCGGACGTGGCCAGCTACCAGGACATGGCCCGCGACCGCGTCGAGCAGTGCGCCGACCGCGACGTCCTTCCCGTCCTGGTCGGCGGTTCGGGTCTGTACGTGCGCTCGGTCCTGGACCACCTGAACTTCCCCGGCACCGACCCCGCGGTCCGCTCGCGCCTGGAGGCGGAGCTCGGCGACGTCGGCCCGGGCGTCCTGCACGCCCGTCTGGCCGAGGCCGACCCCGCGGCGGCCCGTGCCATCCTGCCGGGCAACGGGCGGCGGATCGTGCGCGCCCTGGAGGTCATCGAGCTGACCGGGGAGCCGTTCACCGCGAACCTGCCCGACCACACCTCCTTCTACCCGTGCACGCAGATCGGCCTGACCGCTCCGCGCACCGAGCTGGACGAGCGCATCGGCACCCGTGTGGACCGCATGTGGGAGCAGGGCCTGCTGGAGGAGGTCCGCGAGCTGGACAAGCTCGGGCTGCGCGAGGGCCGGACCGCCTCGCGCGCACTCGGTTACGCGCAGGCGCTCGCCCAGCTGGACGGCGCCCTGTCCGAGGAGGAGGCCAAGGCCGACACCGCCCAGGCCACCCGCCGGTTCGCCCGCCGCCAGGAGTCGTGGTTCCGGCGCGACCCGCGGGTGCGCTGGCTCCCCTACGACTCCCCCGACCTGGTGGAACGCGCTCTGGCCCAGGTGGAGCGGGCGCTGTCGGGAACCTCGGAGGAGCCGGGCGAGGCGCTGGTGGACGTGTCGACCTGGGTGCCCCGCTCCGCGCGCTGA
- the dapF gene encoding diaminopimelate epimerase — translation MVGMRFAKGHGTENDFVILPDPDGELDLTEEAVRLLCDRRAGIGADGVLRVVRTRALGEALAPAARTAERSEWFMDYRNADGSVAEMCGNGVRVFARYLLHAGLVEGDRFEVGTRDGAKEVQVEADGGITIDMGRVEMQGTSSAKLARQVVHGEQISVGNPHLACEVTVPVAEVDLGELPVLDVEAFPAGANVEVYREVAPGVLEMRVYERGSGETRSCGTGIVAAAAAATPRGEGATWRVRVPGGECTVFLDADGARLSGPAVIVAEGETNLI, via the coding sequence ATGGTCGGCATGCGATTCGCCAAGGGCCACGGAACAGAGAACGACTTCGTGATCCTCCCCGACCCCGACGGGGAGCTCGACCTCACGGAGGAGGCCGTCCGCCTGCTGTGCGACCGCCGGGCCGGGATCGGCGCGGACGGCGTCCTGCGGGTGGTGCGCACGCGCGCCCTCGGCGAGGCCCTCGCCCCGGCCGCCCGCACGGCCGAGCGCTCCGAGTGGTTCATGGACTACCGCAACGCCGACGGGAGCGTCGCCGAGATGTGCGGCAACGGTGTGCGGGTCTTCGCCCGCTACCTGCTGCACGCCGGGCTCGTCGAGGGCGACCGCTTCGAGGTGGGCACCCGTGACGGAGCCAAGGAGGTCCAGGTGGAGGCCGACGGCGGCATCACCATAGACATGGGCCGGGTGGAGATGCAGGGGACCTCCTCCGCCAAGCTCGCCCGGCAGGTGGTGCACGGTGAGCAGATCTCCGTGGGCAACCCGCACCTGGCCTGCGAGGTGACCGTGCCGGTCGCCGAGGTGGACCTGGGCGAGCTGCCGGTGCTGGACGTGGAGGCCTTCCCCGCCGGGGCGAACGTGGAGGTGTACCGCGAGGTGGCTCCGGGTGTGCTGGAGATGCGCGTGTACGAGCGCGGTTCCGGGGAGACCCGCTCCTGCGGGACCGGGATCGTCGCCGCCGCTGCCGCAGCCACGCCCCGCGGGGAGGGCGCGACCTGGAGGGTGCGGGTCCCGGGGGGCGAGTGCACCGTCTTCCTGGACGCGGACGGCGCGAGGCTGAGCGGCCCGGCCGTCATCGTGGCCGAGGGCGAGACGAACCTGATCTGA